A genomic stretch from Erigeron canadensis isolate Cc75 chromosome 9, C_canadensis_v1, whole genome shotgun sequence includes:
- the LOC122582986 gene encoding benzyl alcohol O-benzoyltransferase-like: MAQLSSDSLTFTVRRHAPELIVPAKPTPRELKPLSDIDDQESLRFQIPIIHFYRGDPKMENKNPASVIREALAKVLVFYYPFAGRLKEGPARKLMVDCNGQGVLFIEAEADVTLKQFGDALQPPFPFMEELLYDVPGSSDVLASPLLLIQVTRLLCGGFIFAIRLNHTMSDAQGLVQFLTALGEMAHGKPTPTTMPVWQRELLFAREPPRVTCTHHEYEQEDADTKFTITPQENDQMTQRSFFFGSAEVSALRRLLPLHLKGCSKFEVLTASIWRCRTIALEPGPEDKMRMMCIVNARKKFNPALPLGYYGNAFSYPAAISTARDLCNKPLSYALELVMKAKAEVTEEYMRSVADLMVLKGRPHFTNIAQSYIVSDVTKAGFSEVDFGWGKPTFAGPTKGGMGDLPHVVSFYVSFVNSMGDSGVVVPICLPSVAMEKFSKELNNMFTRDITTDQVLQEYKLISLSKL, translated from the exons ATGGCACAACTCAGCTCAGATTCCTTGACCTTCACAGTTCGGAGACATGCACCCGAGCTCATCGTTCCTGCTAAACCCACGCCTCGTGAGCTAAAACCTCTCTCGGACATTGACGATCAAGAAAGCCTTAGGTTTCAAATTCCTATTATACATTTTTATCGTGGGGAcccaaaaatggaaaataagaaTCCAGCAAGCGTGATTAGGGAGGCTTTGGCTAAGGTGTTGGTGTTTTACTATCCGTTTGCTGGACGTCTAAAGGAAGGCCCAGCAAGGAAGCTGATGGTGGATTGCAATGGCCAGGGAGTGTTGTTTATTGAGGCCGAGGCGGATGTTACGCTTAAGCAATTTGGAGATGCTCTTCAGCCTCCGTTTCCTTTTATGGAAGAGCTCCTTTACGATGTTCCTGGTTCTAGCGACGTTCTTGCCTCACCATTGTTACTCATTCAG GTGACACGACTTTTATGTGGGGGTTTCATCTTTGCAATACGACTCAATCATACTATGAGTGATGCACAAGGACTCGTACAATTCTTAACGGCATTGGGTGAAATGGCACACGGTAAACCAACACCAACAACGATGCCCGTATGGCAACGGGAGTTGCTTTTCGCAAGAGAACCACCACGTGTGACATGTACCCATCACGAATATGAACAAGAGGACGCGGATACTAAATTCACAATCACCCCACAAGAGAATGATCAAATGACACAAAGGTCCTTTTTCTTTGGTTCAGCCGAGGTATCAGCCTTACGTAGGCTTCTTCCTCTACACCTCAAAGGGTGTTCTAAATTTGAGGTGCTAACAGCTTCCATTTGGCGTTGTCGTACCATTGCTCTTGAGCCTGGTCCTGAAGACAAGATGCGTATGATGTGCATAGTCAATGCACGTAAGAAGTTCAACCCCGCGCTCCCTTTAGGATACTATGGGAATGCTTTTAGCTACCCCGCTGCAATTTCCACAGCGCGAGATCTATGTAACAAACCATTAAGTTACGCGTTGGAGCTTGTGATGAAGGCCAAAGCCGAGGTCACTGAGGAGTACATGAGATCTGTTGCTGACCTCATGGTACTCAAAGGCCGCCCACATTTCACAAATATTGCTCAAAGCTATATCGTGTCAGATGTAACCAAAGCTGGATTTAGTGAAGTTGATTTCGGGTGGGGGAAGCCGACCTTTGCAGGGCCTACCAAGGGAGGAATGGGTGATCTGCCGCACGTGGTTAGTTTCTACGTATCTTTCGTAAACTCGATGGGTGATTCTGGAGTGGTGGTTCCTATATGTTTGCCGAGCGTTGCCATGGAGAAATTTTCCAAAGAGCTAAATAACATGTTTACGCGAGACATCACTACTGATCAAGTTCTTCAAGAATACAAGCTGATCTCTCTTTCAAAACTATAA
- the LOC122582266 gene encoding benzyl alcohol O-benzoyltransferase-like, with amino-acid sequence MNNFYNILYKSVRHISGKYIKCDGTKITPRKPSTAQLNTPLTFTVQRLTPELIIPAKPTPRELKPLSDIDDQESLKFQVPIIHFYRGHPKMRTKNPASVIREALAKVLVFYYPFAGRLKEGPARKLMVDCTSQGVLFIEAEADVTLKQFGGALQPPFPFMEDLLYDVPGSSNVLGSPLLLIQVTRLLCGGFIFALRLNHTMSDAQGLVQFLTALGEMAHGKPTPTTMPVWQRELLLARQPPHVTCTHHEYEQEAEADTKLTITLQENNHMTQRSFFFGSAEVSALRRLLPLHLKGCSKFEVLTASIWRCRTIALEPGPEDKMRMMCIVNARKKFNPALPLGYYGNAFSYPAAISTARDLCNKPLSYALELVMKAKAEVTEEYMRSVADLMVLKGRPHFTNIAQSYIVSDVTHAGFSEVDFGWGKPTFAGPSTGGIGDLPYVASFYISSVNSMGESGILVPICLPTVAMEKFVKELNNMLSCDNKQ; translated from the exons ATgaataacttttataatatattgtacAAGTCAGTAAGACATATAAGTGGTAAGTATATCAAATGTGATGGTACCAAAATCACTCCTCGTAAACCAAGTACAGCACAACTCAACACTCCCTTGACTTTCACTGTTCAGAGACTTACACCAGAGCTGATCATTCCAGCTAAACCCACGCCTCGAGAACTAAAACCTCTATCTGATATTGACGATCAAGAAAGCCTTAAGTTTCAAGTTCCGATTATACATTTTTATCGTGGGCATCCAAAAATGCGTACAAAGAATCCAGCAAGTGTGATTAGAGAGGCCTTGGCTAAGGTGTTGGTGTTTTACTATCCGTTTGCTGGACGTCTTAAAGAAGGCCCAGCGAGGAAGCTGATGGTGGATTGCACCAGCCAGGGAGTGTTGTTTATTGAAGCGGAGGCCGATGTTACATTAAAGCAATTTGGAGGTGCACTTCAGCCTCCATTTCCTTTTATGGAAGATCTCCTTTATGATGTTCCTGGTTCTAGCAATGTTCTTGGCTCACCATTGTTACTCATTCAG GTGACACGACTTTTATGTGGGGGTTTCATCTTTGCACTACGACTCAATCATACTATGAGTGATGCACAAGGACTCGTACAATTTTTAACGGCATTGGGTGAAATGGCACACGGTAAACCAACACCAACAACGATGCCCGTATGGCAACGGGAGTTGCTTTTGGCAAGACAACCACCACATGTGACATGTACTCATCACGAATATGAACAAGAGGCCGAGGCGGACACCAAATTAACAATCACCCTACAAGAAAACAATCACATGACACAAAGGTCGTTTTTCTTTGGTTCAGCCGAGGTATCAGCCTTACGTAGGCTTCTTCCTCTACACCTCAAAGGGTGTTCTAAATTTGAGGTGCTAACAGCTTCCATTTGGCGTTGTCGTACCATTGCTCTTGAGCCTGGTCCTGAAGACAAGATGCGTATGATGTGCATAGTCAATGCACGTAAGAAGTTCAACCCCGCGCTCCCTTTAGGATACTATGGGAATGCTTTTAGCTACCCCGCTGCAATTTCCACAGCGCGAGATCTATGTAACAAACCATTAAGTTACGCGTTGGAGCTTGTGATGAAGGCCAAAGCCGAGGTCACTGAGGAGTACATGAGATCTGTTGCTGACCTCATGGTACTCAAAGGCCGCCCACATTTCACAAATATTGCTCAAAGCTATATCGTATCAGATGTAACCCATGCTGGATTTAGTGAAGTTGATTTCGGGTGGGGGAAGCCGACCTTTGCAGGGCCTTCCACAGGAGGAATAGGTGATCTTCCGTACGTGGCTAGTTTCTATATATCTTCCGTAAATTCTATGGGTGAATCCGGAATCTTAGTACCCATATGTTTGCCAACCGTTGCCATGGAGAAATTTGTCAAAGAGCTAAATAACATGTTGTCTTGTGACAACAAGCAATGA